The sequence ATTAATGAGATGATAGTTTTTTCCGGATTTGAAAATCACAGCAAAATAAATTCTTATTGCTGGAATATTTATGAAAATGTAGATGATAAGAGCATTGTTGAAGGTGCGGCGGAAATTATGAAAAGCATGATAAAAAAACATACGGAATATGCCTATGTTGATACATATGCAGCATTACTTTTTAAATCGGGAAATTTTAAAGACGCAACAAAATATGCTTTAAAAGCAATTGAAATAGGCAAAGCAAATGGCGAAAAAGTAGAATCGACCGAAGAACTTTTAAAGAAAATTGCTGAGAGTAGGAAATAGGATTTGTTGTTAGCTTTTGGCTATTTACTCCCCAAACTCAAAATTCTTTCTTCAAGGGTTTTTATCTTTTGCTCAGCGTCTTTCTGTTTTTTCAACTCGATATTTACGACCTTTTCAGGAGCATTCTCAACAAATTTTTTGTTGCTAAGTTTTTTGTTTACAGATGTAAGGAATTTTTTAGAGTATTCTAAATCTACTTCCAATTTCTTAAGCTCTTCTTCTGTATCGACGAGATTTCCAAGTGGCACATAAAATTCATTATTTTTTACTATAAACGAAATTGCACCATCAATTTTTTCGGTTGTGAAGTTTATATTTTCTAAGATGGCTGATTTTTGAATTATCGGATTAAAAGTTTTGTTATAACTATTTTCCTCAGTTTTTATCAACAATGATAATTTTTCTTTATTTGGAAGATTTTTGTCTTTTCTTATTTTTCGAATATTGGTGATAATCTCTTTAGTATCCTCAAATTTCGCAACAAACGAATTGTCATAGCTTTTTGCTTCCGGCATTTTTTCAATCATTATGCTTTCTCCGTTTTTTCTTTCCTCAATTAGTTGCCAAATTTCTTCACTAATAAAAGGCATAAATGGGTGCAAAAGTTTTAAAAGCTTATCGAAAAATCCTATAGTTGCAAAATAGGTTTTGCTATCAATTGGTTTTTGATATTGCGGTTTTATTAATTCGAGATACCATGACGAAAATTCGTCCCAAAATAGTTTATATACAAGCATAAGTGCATCTGAAAGCCTGAATTTTGAAAAATGCTCATCTATAAGTTTTATGTTTTTATTCAACTGATTTTCGAACCATTCGATAGCAATTTGTGCCGATTCGGGCTGTGGAATATTTTCGTCAATTTCCCAATTTTTGATTAGTCTGAAAGCATTCCATATTTTGTTCCCAAAATTTCTGCCTTGCTCGGTAAGGTTTTCGTTAAACAACAAATCGCCACCGGCTGGTGAACATAATAACATCCCAACTCTCACACCATCGGCGCTATATTTTTTTATCAATTCTAATGGATCTGGTGAATTTCCCAGAGATTTCGACATTTTCCTTCGCAAGTTATCTCGAACAATCCCTGTCAGATATACATTGCTAAATGGTTTTTTGCCAATATATTCGTATCCTGCAATTATCATTCTAGCCACCCAAAAAAACAAAATTTCGGGAGCAGTAACCAAATCGTTTGTAGGATAATAATACTTAATATCTTCATTTTCAGGATTTCGTATCCCATCGAAAACCGAAATTGGCCAAAGCCAGGACGAAAACCATGTGTCTAAAACATCATCGTCTTGCCGAAGGTCGTTTGCCGAAATTTCAGGATTTTCAATTCCTTGAGAAACAAGTTTTTCTTTTGCAAGAATCAGAGCCTCATCAATATTTTTTGCAATAACATATTCGTTACTATTTGGGAGAAAATATGCCGGAATACGATGTCCCCACCAAAGCTGCCGCGAGATGCACCAGTCTTTCACATTGTCCATCCAATGTTTATAT comes from Bacteroidota bacterium and encodes:
- a CDS encoding valine--tRNA ligase, encoding MNIPTKYEPSKTEEKWYKFWQEQGFFKSKPDERKAYTNVIPPPNVTGVLHMGHMLNNTIQDILVRRARMLGYNACWVPGTDHASIATEAKVVAKLKEMGIEKNDISREEFLKHAWEWKEKHGGIILEQLKKLGASCDWDRTKFTMDKDLSESVIDVFIDLFKKDRIYRGVRMVNWDPSAQTAVSDEEVIHREVQSKLYYINYSIVGLDGHITIATTRPETILGDTAVCINPNDDRFKQLAGKRAIVPLINREIPIILDEYVDMEFGTGALKITPAHDINDYEIGIKHNLETVDILNDDGTLNENAQIFIGKDRAEARDLVYKELEKNGKILKIEDYINKVGFSERTDAVIEPKLSMQWFLKMQELSQPALENVMNDNVKIYPAKFKNTYKHWMDNVKDWCISRQLWWGHRIPAYFLPNSNEYVIAKNIDEALILAKEKLVSQGIENPEISANDLRQDDDVLDTWFSSWLWPISVFDGIRNPENEDIKYYYPTNDLVTAPEILFFWVARMIIAGYEYIGKKPFSNVYLTGIVRDNLRRKMSKSLGNSPDPLELIKKYSADGVRVGMLLCSPAGGDLLFNENLTEQGRNFGNKIWNAFRLIKNWEIDENIPQPESAQIAIEWFENQLNKNIKLIDEHFSKFRLSDALMLVYKLFWDEFSSWYLELIKPQYQKPIDSKTYFATIGFFDKLLKLLHPFMPFISEEIWQLIEERKNGESIMIEKMPEAKSYDNSFVAKFEDTKEIITNIRKIRKDKNLPNKEKLSLLIKTEENSYNKTFNPIIQKSAILENINFTTEKIDGAISFIVKNNEFYVPLGNLVDTEEELKKLEVDLEYSKKFLTSVNKKLSNKKFVENAPEKVVNIELKKQKDAEQKIKTLEERILSLGSK